In one window of Trachemys scripta elegans isolate TJP31775 chromosome 5, CAS_Tse_1.0, whole genome shotgun sequence DNA:
- the RPIA gene encoding ribose-5-phosphate isomerase, whose product MRRGRLLAQALLGALPPGGARAGGGASRALPHVPLPQRRQLRSRSDMSEEAKRVAAWAAVDNHVKNNQVLGIGSGSTIVPAVHRLAERVKQENLNIVCIPTSFQARQLILQNGLSLSDLDRHPELDVAIDGADEVDSDLSLIKGGGGCLTQEKIVAGYAKCFVVVADYRKNSKNLGEQWKKGIPIEVIPMAYVPVTKALTRKFGGVAELRMAVRKAGPVVTDNGNFILDWKFDKVHKWNEVNTAIKMIPGVVETGLFINMANVVYFGMEDGSVSAREKLAL is encoded by the exons ATGCGGCGCGGGAGGCTGCTGGCCCAGGCGCTGCTGGGTGCGCTGCCCCCAGGCGGAGcaagggcaggaggtggggcgaGCCGGGCCCTTCCGCACGTGCCATTGCCACAGCGCCGGCAGCTCCGCAGCCGCAGCGACATGTCCGAGGAGGCGAAGAGAGTGGCCGCCTGGGCAGCTGTAGATAACCACGTGAAG AATAACCAAGTCCTTGGAATTGGAAGCGGCTCTACAATTGTCCCTGCTGTCCATCGACTAG CTGAGAGAGTTAAACAGGAGAATCTGAATATTGTCTGCATCCCAACATCTTTTCAG GCACGTCAGTTGATCCTCCAGAATGGTCTAAGCCTAAGTGACCTGGACAGGCACCCGGAG CTCGATGTCGCCATTGACGGAGCTGACGAGGTGGACTCTGACCTCAGCCTTATCAAAGGTGGCGG AGGGTGCTTGACACAGGAAAAGATAGTTGCAGGCTATGCAAAATGCTTCGTCGTTGTTGCCGACTACAG AAAAAATTCTAAGAACCTTGGGGAGCAATGGAAGAAAGGAATCCCCATTGAAGTCATCCCAATGGCTTATGTCCCAGTCACCAAAGCACTGACCAGGAAGTTTGGTGGCGTTGCTGAGCTGAGGATGGCTGTTCGGAAAGCG GGTCCCGTGGTGACAGACAATGGAAATTTCATATTGGACTGGAAGTTTGACAAGGTCCACAAGTGGAATGAAGTGAACACAGCTATAAAAATGATACCAG GCGTGGTGGAGACAGGTCTCTTTATCAACATGGCCAACGTGGTTTACTTTGGCATGGAAGATGGTTCTGTCAGCGCCCGTGAGAAACTGGCCCTCTGA